Proteins found in one Fundidesulfovibrio terrae genomic segment:
- a CDS encoding tetratricopeptide repeat protein yields the protein MTGDVSYPLVLGVYSLRKVSEIGSGITTTDHENITYWYVRQTGEERFEVQPLATSGLPSGMVKPMASKDFIKAYTPEPFYYSKNPVPVVDSLAAKLLEVGQTHSLASLSEVERSALNALMVEKIVIPGPGKPGQDDALHALMTRIGRVIGILLCRDPKVRFEHRTRFNSCGVSLRKDGHLDQSLGYFSKALEIDGRDENVYFNIARVYFDMGELGECSKALEQALGLNPEFKEADKFARYVAKLGATSA from the coding sequence ATGACCGGCGACGTATCCTATCCACTGGTTCTTGGCGTCTATTCGCTCCGGAAGGTCAGCGAAATCGGTTCCGGCATTACCACCACGGACCATGAGAACATCACCTACTGGTATGTGCGCCAGACCGGGGAGGAGCGCTTCGAGGTCCAGCCCCTGGCCACGTCCGGGCTCCCCTCGGGCATGGTGAAGCCCATGGCCTCCAAGGATTTCATCAAGGCGTACACCCCCGAGCCGTTCTATTACAGCAAGAACCCGGTACCGGTGGTGGACAGCCTGGCTGCCAAGCTGCTCGAGGTCGGCCAGACCCATTCCCTCGCCAGTCTGAGCGAAGTCGAACGCTCCGCCCTGAACGCCCTCATGGTGGAAAAGATCGTGATCCCGGGCCCCGGCAAGCCGGGCCAGGACGACGCCCTCCATGCCCTGATGACGCGCATCGGAAGGGTGATCGGCATCCTGCTGTGCCGTGATCCCAAGGTCAGATTCGAGCACCGCACGCGCTTCAACTCCTGTGGCGTGAGCCTGCGCAAGGACGGCCATCTCGACCAGTCCCTGGGGTATTTCTCCAAGGCCCTGGAGATCGACGGGCGCGACGAGAACGTCTATTTCAACATAGCCAGGGTGTACTTCGACATGGGGGAGCTGGGCGAGTGCTCCAAGGCCCTCGAACAGGCTCTGGGCTTGAATCCCGAGTTCAAGGAGGCGGACAAATTCGCCCGCTACGTGGCCAAGCTCGGGGCCACCTCGGCCTGA
- a CDS encoding arsenosugar biosynthesis-associated peroxidase-like protein, whose product MSGYYDSDDLARFAEIGKDAPEMARKFFDYYATVFADGALSEREKSLIALAVAHAVQCPYCIEAYTRACLEKGSNLPEMTEAVHVANAIRGGAALVHGVQMRNIAEKISL is encoded by the coding sequence ATGAGCGGCTACTACGATTCGGACGACCTGGCCCGGTTCGCCGAGATCGGCAAGGATGCGCCGGAAATGGCGCGCAAGTTCTTCGACTACTACGCCACCGTCTTCGCCGACGGCGCGCTCAGCGAACGGGAGAAGTCCCTCATCGCCCTGGCCGTGGCCCACGCGGTGCAGTGCCCCTACTGCATCGAGGCCTACACACGGGCCTGCCTGGAAAAAGGCTCCAACCTGCCCGAGATGACCGAAGCCGTGCATGTGGCCAACGCCATCAGGGGTGGAGCGGCCCTTGTCCACGGCGTGCAGATGCGCAACATCGCCGAGAAGATATCCCTGTAG
- the arsS gene encoding arsenosugar biosynthesis radical SAM (seleno)protein ArsS (Some members of this family are selenoproteins.): MSQASPSFLQTLRAHGLELCKAAVNTLQVNTGYLCNLACRHCHLEAGPSRSEVMSRSTMADVVACARRIPFETVDVTGGAPEMVPDIGALLGELAPLAPRRMFRTNLVALRENMGLLDTLASGGWNLAASLPAVSGSQVEAMRGHGVFEASLDMLRALNEAGYASGDGLELHLVANPAGAFLPPAQEAAQKHFQRELLRRHGVRFNSLFVFANMPLGRFKSWLERSGNLEGYTRSLRERFNPAVVPGLMCRTLVSVAWDGTLYDCDFNQAAQLPSSSVRHISELAAGQPGGDIPTGDHCFACTAGSGFT, from the coding sequence ATGTCCCAGGCCAGTCCCAGCTTCCTCCAGACCCTGCGCGCCCATGGCCTCGAACTGTGCAAGGCGGCCGTGAACACCCTCCAGGTGAACACGGGCTACCTCTGCAACCTGGCCTGCCGCCACTGCCATCTCGAGGCCGGGCCGTCACGCAGCGAGGTCATGAGCCGGTCCACCATGGCGGACGTGGTGGCCTGCGCCCGGCGCATCCCCTTCGAAACCGTGGACGTCACCGGCGGAGCCCCGGAAATGGTCCCGGACATCGGCGCGCTGCTTGGCGAACTCGCGCCGCTGGCCCCGCGCAGGATGTTCAGGACCAACCTTGTGGCCCTGCGCGAAAACATGGGCCTGCTGGACACCCTCGCCTCCGGCGGATGGAACCTGGCGGCCTCGCTGCCCGCCGTCAGCGGGAGCCAGGTGGAGGCCATGCGCGGGCACGGCGTCTTCGAGGCCAGCCTGGACATGCTGCGCGCGCTGAACGAGGCCGGATACGCCTCGGGGGACGGGCTCGAGCTGCACCTGGTGGCCAACCCGGCCGGAGCCTTCCTGCCCCCGGCCCAGGAGGCTGCCCAAAAGCACTTCCAACGGGAACTGCTCAGGCGCCATGGGGTGCGGTTCAATTCGCTCTTCGTCTTCGCCAACATGCCGCTGGGCCGGTTCAAGTCATGGTTGGAGCGCTCGGGCAATCTGGAGGGCTACACGCGCTCACTACGGGAACGCTTCAACCCCGCTGTGGTCCCGGGCCTCATGTGCCGCACCCTCGTGTCCGTGGCCTGGGACGGGACCCTCTACGACTGTGATTTCAACCAGGCCGCCCAACTCCCCTCGTCGTCAGTCCGGCACATCTCGGAATTGGCCGCCGGCCAGCCAGGCGGCGACATCCCCACCGGAGATCACTGCTTCGCCTGCACCGCCGGTTCCGGCTTCACCTGA